A window of Aquitalea denitrificans contains these coding sequences:
- a CDS encoding LysR substrate-binding domain-containing protein: MQDLNDLLYFAKVVEFGGFMAASRMLGIPKSRLSRRVAELEERLGVRLLQRTTRRLALTEVGSSYYQHCQAMLAEAEAADDAISRITAEPRGLVRVSCPELLAKTLLAPVLPRFMQRYPQVRVALEATSRRVDLIEDNIDVALRVRNSIDNSANLVVRQLAVSQVILVASPAFMQQHPMPQSPAELAGLPALTMSRPDGRGQWQLLDQAGHTYSLQIDNPRLMTDDLLVLLESAIAGLGVAALPVMVCDEALQQGRLVRLLPAFDSPWGILHAAFTTRRGLSPAIRAFIDFLVTDLIPPGHPSYLPPG; encoded by the coding sequence GTGGTGGAATTTGGTGGCTTCATGGCGGCCAGCCGTATGTTGGGCATTCCCAAGTCCCGCCTGTCACGGCGGGTAGCCGAACTGGAAGAGCGGCTGGGCGTGCGCCTGTTGCAACGTACCACCCGTCGCCTGGCGCTTACCGAGGTAGGCAGCAGCTATTACCAACACTGCCAGGCCATGCTGGCAGAGGCAGAAGCCGCTGACGATGCCATCTCGCGCATTACCGCCGAGCCGCGCGGGCTGGTGCGGGTCAGCTGTCCGGAACTGCTGGCCAAGACCCTTCTGGCCCCGGTATTGCCGCGCTTCATGCAGCGCTATCCGCAGGTACGGGTAGCACTGGAAGCCACCAGCCGGCGGGTAGACCTGATAGAAGACAATATTGATGTGGCGCTACGGGTGCGCAACAGCATAGACAACAGCGCCAATCTGGTAGTACGCCAGCTGGCAGTGAGCCAGGTCATCCTGGTGGCCAGCCCGGCCTTCATGCAACAGCACCCGATGCCGCAATCACCGGCAGAACTGGCCGGGCTGCCCGCGCTCACCATGAGCCGTCCGGACGGGCGCGGCCAATGGCAGCTGCTGGATCAGGCCGGCCACACCTACAGCCTGCAGATCGATAATCCGCGCCTGATGACCGACGATCTGCTGGTGCTGCTGGAGTCTGCCATTGCCGGACTGGGCGTGGCCGCCCTGCCGGTGATGGTGTGCGACGAGGCACTGCAGCAAGGTCGGCTGGTCAGACTGCTGCCCGCCTTCGACAGCCCGTGGGGCATTCTGCATGCCGCCTTCACCACCCGGCGCGGCCTGTCGCCGGCCATCCGCGCCTTTATCGACTTTCTGGTGACCGACCTGATTCCGCCTGGTCACCCGTCCTACCTGCCCCCCGGCTGA